In one Janibacter cremeus genomic region, the following are encoded:
- a CDS encoding amidase translates to MGGFDVVEADIASLRAALASGETTSEELVTAYLARIAAYDTDGIRLNAVVVPNPQALEEARAADRRRADGQPLGPLDGIPYTAKDSYLARGLTCASGSPAFADLVAQHDAFTIARLRAGGAVLIGLTNMPPMANGGMQRGLYGRAESPYNAEYLTAAFASGSSNGSGTATAASFAAFGLGEETWSSGRAPASNNALCAYTPSRGVISVRGNWPLVPSMDVVVPQTRTMADLLEVLDVVVVDDPDTTGDLWRTQPWIEVPASSSVRPDSYPALRTGDGAPLRGLRLGVPRMYLGTDEDAGTGTGFGGPTGERIVPRPSVLALFEAARADLEAVGAQVVETDFPVVSNYEGDRAGAPTVATRGLLPQGYLEEEIWEQAMWGWETFLRANGDPHLHRLVDVDGPAIFPQPEGALPDRYGEPDVDLADYVTRAREVGVVEDVTSLPLLEGGLRGLEETRRVDLEEWMDALGLDAVIFPAVADVGPADADVDEASADLAWRNGVWVANGNLVPRHLGIPTVTVPMGTMADIGMPVGLTFAGRGWDDNALLTMAAAFEATGERRITPPRTPPLP, encoded by the coding sequence ATGGGTGGTTTCGACGTCGTCGAGGCCGACATCGCCTCCCTGCGCGCGGCACTGGCCTCGGGCGAGACGACGAGCGAGGAGCTGGTCACGGCCTACCTCGCGCGCATCGCCGCCTACGACACCGACGGCATCCGGCTCAACGCGGTCGTCGTGCCCAACCCGCAGGCGCTCGAGGAGGCCCGCGCCGCCGACCGCCGCCGTGCCGACGGCCAGCCGCTCGGGCCCCTCGACGGGATCCCCTACACCGCCAAGGACTCCTACCTCGCCAGGGGGCTGACCTGCGCGAGCGGCTCCCCGGCCTTCGCCGACCTCGTGGCCCAGCATGATGCCTTCACCATCGCGCGGCTGCGCGCGGGTGGGGCGGTGCTCATCGGCCTGACGAACATGCCGCCCATGGCCAACGGCGGGATGCAGCGGGGCCTCTACGGCCGGGCCGAGAGCCCGTACAACGCCGAGTACCTCACCGCCGCCTTCGCCTCCGGGTCCTCCAACGGGTCCGGGACCGCGACCGCGGCCAGCTTCGCGGCCTTCGGCCTCGGCGAGGAGACGTGGTCCTCCGGACGGGCGCCGGCGAGCAACAACGCCCTGTGCGCGTACACGCCCTCGCGCGGGGTCATCTCGGTGCGCGGCAACTGGCCACTCGTTCCGTCGATGGATGTCGTCGTCCCGCAGACCCGCACGATGGCCGACCTGCTCGAGGTGCTCGACGTGGTCGTCGTCGACGACCCGGACACCACGGGAGACCTGTGGCGTACCCAGCCGTGGATCGAGGTGCCCGCGTCCTCGAGCGTGCGACCGGACTCCTACCCGGCCCTGCGCACCGGCGACGGTGCCCCCCTTCGCGGACTGCGTCTGGGGGTGCCGCGGATGTACCTCGGCACCGACGAGGACGCCGGGACCGGCACCGGCTTCGGCGGGCCGACGGGGGAGCGGATCGTGCCCCGGCCCAGCGTCCTGGCGCTCTTCGAGGCGGCCCGCGCCGACCTCGAGGCGGTCGGTGCGCAGGTCGTGGAGACCGACTTCCCCGTGGTGTCGAACTACGAGGGTGACCGCGCCGGTGCCCCGACGGTCGCCACCCGCGGGCTGCTGCCGCAGGGCTACCTCGAGGAGGAGATCTGGGAGCAGGCGATGTGGGGGTGGGAGACTTTCCTGCGCGCCAACGGCGACCCGCACCTGCACCGGCTCGTCGATGTCGACGGGCCGGCGATCTTCCCCCAGCCGGAGGGGGCCCTCCCCGACCGCTACGGCGAGCCCGACGTCGACCTCGCGGACTACGTCACCCGTGCCCGTGAGGTGGGGGTCGTCGAGGACGTCACCTCGCTCCCGCTGCTCGAAGGGGGCCTGCGCGGCCTCGAGGAGACCCGCCGCGTGGACCTCGAGGAGTGGATGGACGCCCTCGGTCTGGACGCGGTGATCTTCCCCGCGGTCGCCGACGTCGGGCCCGCCGACGCGGACGTGGACGAGGCCTCGGCGGACCTGGCCTGGCGCAACGGGGTCTGGGTGGCCAACGGCAACCTCGTCCCGCGGCACCTGGGCATCCCGACGGTCACGGTCCCCATGGGCACGATGGCCGACATCGGCATGCCGGTCGGGCTGACCTTCGCCGGGCGCGGCTGGGACGACAACGCATTGCTGACGATGGCGGCCGCCTTCGAGGCGACGGGGGAGCGGCGCATCACGCCGCCGCGCACGCCTCCGCTCCCGTGA
- a CDS encoding WhiB family transcriptional regulator encodes MDWRDRAACLDEDPELFFPIGNTGPAIAQIEEAKKVCRRCEVIDTCLQWALESGQDAGVWGGLSEDERRALKRRKARARRAG; translated from the coding sequence ATGGATTGGCGCGACCGCGCAGCCTGTCTGGACGAGGATCCAGAACTCTTCTTCCCCATCGGCAACACCGGCCCCGCGATCGCGCAGATCGAGGAGGCCAAGAAGGTGTGCCGTCGCTGCGAGGTCATCGACACCTGTCTCCAGTGGGCGCTCGAGTCCGGTCAGGACGCCGGTGTCTGGGGCGGACTCTCCGAGGACGAGCGCCGCGCGCTCAAGCGCCGCAAGGCCCGCGCCCGCCGCGCCGGCTGA
- a CDS encoding sensor histidine kinase gives MRTLADFLRITPGLEAGDAERLHLLIEDWQVLADLAFSDLVLWLAQEDGWVAAAHTRPMTGPMVFVEEAVGLGASAVFGDLVSDAAREGMSEHVRTRGQDLIHERARPVRRNGRTIGVLSIHDLLDSGRPDTRLQECYGAMGDDLFAMVPEGSWPTPGYSPSGVRQGAPRVGDGVIRLDAAGVVEYASPNAVSAIRQLGHQGPLESEVLVRVVSALAAQVGQVDESLAMVAMGRAAWRADVSTDGAALAMRAIPLMRGRQRHGAIVLVRNISELRRHGEELMTKDQTIREIHHRVKNNLQTVAALLRMQSRRMPEESARIALTEAERRVGVIAMIYEALSTGFAETVDFDNIAVRGLRAVVEVARTTGAIDSRFTGSFGMMQAEDATAIGLILSELIQNAVEHGIPDGGTVEVDAHRSDEGESDILRVTVVDDGAGLPRGFRPSRAGLGTRIVTSMVQDLGGQIRWDDAEPRGTRVRFSARLQGVDR, from the coding sequence GTGCGGACACTGGCGGACTTCCTGCGGATCACCCCCGGCCTCGAGGCGGGCGACGCCGAGCGGCTGCACCTGCTCATCGAGGACTGGCAGGTGCTCGCCGACCTGGCCTTCAGCGACCTCGTCCTGTGGCTCGCCCAGGAGGACGGCTGGGTCGCGGCTGCCCACACGCGACCGATGACCGGACCGATGGTCTTCGTCGAGGAGGCCGTCGGCCTCGGTGCCAGCGCCGTCTTCGGTGACCTCGTCTCCGACGCCGCGCGGGAGGGGATGAGCGAGCACGTCCGCACCCGTGGGCAGGACCTCATCCACGAGCGGGCTCGTCCCGTGCGCCGCAACGGCCGCACGATCGGTGTGCTGAGCATCCACGACCTGCTCGACAGCGGCCGGCCGGACACCCGCCTGCAGGAGTGCTACGGGGCGATGGGCGACGACCTCTTCGCGATGGTGCCCGAGGGCAGCTGGCCCACGCCGGGGTACTCGCCGAGCGGCGTGCGGCAGGGCGCGCCGCGCGTGGGTGACGGCGTGATCCGCCTCGACGCCGCGGGGGTCGTCGAGTACGCCTCGCCCAATGCGGTCAGCGCCATCCGCCAGCTGGGCCACCAGGGCCCGCTCGAGTCGGAGGTCCTCGTCCGCGTGGTCAGCGCCCTCGCCGCGCAGGTCGGCCAGGTCGACGAGAGCCTGGCCATGGTGGCGATGGGACGCGCGGCGTGGCGTGCGGATGTCAGCACGGACGGAGCCGCGCTCGCGATGCGGGCGATCCCGCTCATGAGAGGGAGGCAGCGCCACGGGGCGATCGTCCTGGTCCGCAACATCTCCGAGCTGCGCCGGCACGGCGAGGAGCTGATGACCAAGGACCAGACCATCCGCGAGATCCACCACCGGGTGAAGAACAACCTCCAGACGGTCGCGGCGCTGCTGCGCATGCAGTCGCGACGCATGCCGGAGGAGTCCGCCCGGATCGCGTTGACGGAGGCCGAGCGGCGCGTCGGCGTCATCGCGATGATCTACGAGGCGCTGAGCACCGGGTTCGCGGAGACGGTCGACTTCGACAACATCGCGGTGCGGGGCCTGCGGGCGGTCGTCGAGGTGGCGCGGACGACGGGCGCGATCGACTCGAGGTTCACCGGGTCCTTCGGGATGATGCAGGCAGAGGACGCGACGGCCATCGGCCTGATCCTCTCGGAGCTGATCCAGAACGCGGTCGAGCACGGGATCCCGGACGGTGGCACCGTCGAGGTGGACGCCCACCGCTCCGACGAGGGGGAGAGCGACATCCTGCGGGTCACCGTCGTCGACGACGGGGCGGGACTGCCGAGGGGCTTCCGACCGAGCCGGGCCGGTCTGGGGACGCGGATCGTCACGTCGATGGTGCAGGACCTCGGTGGCCAGATCCGCTGGGACGACGCCGAGCCGCGGGGGACCCGGGTGCGGTTCAGCGCCCGCCTGCAGGGCGTCGACCGCTGA